The Canis lupus familiaris isolate Mischka breed German Shepherd chromosome X, alternate assembly UU_Cfam_GSD_1.0, whole genome shotgun sequence genome has a segment encoding these proteins:
- the TCEAL1 gene encoding transcription elongation factor A protein-like 1 isoform X1, whose amino-acid sequence MGTESAAPPARPAPATAGEACGKACWENDKDPLNMEKSCKENEEQPQSAPKTDEERPPVEHSPEKQSPEEPSSEEQSSEEEFFPEELLPELLPEMLVSEERPPQERLSRRDLFEERPPMEQPPCGVGKHKLEEGSFKERLARSRPQFRGDIHGRNLSNEEMIKVAEEMEEMKRVRNKLMVMHWKARRNRPYPI is encoded by the exons ATGGGAACCGAGTCGGCAGCACCGCCGGCGCGCCCCGCCCCTGCCACTGCGGGAGAGGCCTGTGGCAAGGCCTGCTGGGAAAATG ATAAAGACCCCCTCAACATGGAAAAATcctgcaaagaaaatgaagaacagcCACAGAGCGCACCCAAGACTGATGAGGAGCGGCCTCCTGTGGAGCACTCTCCTGAAAAGCAGTCTCCGGAGGAACCGTCTTCCGAGGAGCAGTCGTCGGAGGAGGAGTTCTTTCCCGAGGAGCTCCTTCCCGAGCTCCTTCCCGAGATGCTCGTGTCCGAAGAGCGCCCTCCTCAGGAGCGCCTTTCTAGAAGGGACCTTTTTGAGGAGCGCCCTCCCATGGAGCAGCCTCCTTGTGGAGTGGGAAAACATAAGCTAGAAGAAGGAAGCTTTAAAGAGAGGCTGGCTCGCTCTCGCCCGCAATTTAGAGGGGACATACATGGCAGAAATTTAAGCAATGAGGAGATGATAAAGGTAGCAGAGgagatggaagaaatgaaaagagtacggaacaaactgatggtcatgCATTGGAAGGCAAGACGGAACCGTCCTTATCCTATTTAA
- the TCEAL1 gene encoding transcription elongation factor A protein-like 1 isoform X2, protein MEKSCKENEEQPQSAPKTDEERPPVEHSPEKQSPEEPSSEEQSSEEEFFPEELLPELLPEMLVSEERPPQERLSRRDLFEERPPMEQPPCGVGKHKLEEGSFKERLARSRPQFRGDIHGRNLSNEEMIKVAEEMEEMKRVRNKLMVMHWKARRNRPYPI, encoded by the coding sequence ATGGAAAAATcctgcaaagaaaatgaagaacagcCACAGAGCGCACCCAAGACTGATGAGGAGCGGCCTCCTGTGGAGCACTCTCCTGAAAAGCAGTCTCCGGAGGAACCGTCTTCCGAGGAGCAGTCGTCGGAGGAGGAGTTCTTTCCCGAGGAGCTCCTTCCCGAGCTCCTTCCCGAGATGCTCGTGTCCGAAGAGCGCCCTCCTCAGGAGCGCCTTTCTAGAAGGGACCTTTTTGAGGAGCGCCCTCCCATGGAGCAGCCTCCTTGTGGAGTGGGAAAACATAAGCTAGAAGAAGGAAGCTTTAAAGAGAGGCTGGCTCGCTCTCGCCCGCAATTTAGAGGGGACATACATGGCAGAAATTTAAGCAATGAGGAGATGATAAAGGTAGCAGAGgagatggaagaaatgaaaagagtacggaacaaactgatggtcatgCATTGGAAGGCAAGACGGAACCGTCCTTATCCTATTTAA